In the genome of Natator depressus isolate rNatDep1 chromosome 21, rNatDep2.hap1, whole genome shotgun sequence, one region contains:
- the BLACAT1 gene encoding bladder cancer associated transcript 1, producing the protein MPQFTFACFCGLHGFCKMKRKKEEPSAEQETSV; encoded by the coding sequence ATGCCCCAGTTCACCTTCGCTTGCTTCTGCGGGCTCCATGGCTTCTGCAAgatgaagaggaaaaaagaagagCCCAGCGCAGAGCAGGAGACATCAGTGTGA
- the LEMD1 gene encoding LEM domain-containing protein 1: protein MGPRGATVARLTPDQKAACSNHVGVLLLEKMAQVTVGVLIEKQEQENRDQDATDEISIKLLSDNELQEKLLMYGAEPGPILPSTRTLYENKLRQLVNPSPQGLCAKPKESGDLDRDSESEEEKETGTEVVLETKDFKVTAACATGYCKAPHIEFSERHKKLLAPDADYSLAKIVAEEKQILPEDKLPAHRTQGQKRSGGGSPQASRRTKAADTMGDSVGKDDGQGETWFPDPRSPIGISPAKRRSVRESDQSTQNIVEKSKVEKEKPKAAALEREEVHRGILSMPIRIAILAIFVFVLFVYVTMETNPDNPFTNFITGRG from the exons ATGGGACCTCGTGGCGCAACGGTAGCGCGTCTGACTCCAGATCAGAAGGCTGCGTGTTCGAATCACGTCGGG GTTCTGCTGTTGGAAAAGATGGCCCAGGTCACTGTTGGTGTGTTGATAGAAAAGCAAGAACAAGAAAACCGAGACCAAGACGCAACAGATGAAATCAGCATTAAACTACTGAGTGACAATGAATTGCAGGAAAAGCTTCTCATGTATGGTGCCGAGCCTGGACCGATACTAC CTTCTACAAGGACTCTTTATGAGAATAAACTACGGCAGTTGGTGAATCCAAGTCCACAAGGATTATGTGCCAAGCCAAAGGAAAGTGGAGATCTTGACCGGGACTCTGAGAGTGAGGAAGAAAAAG AGACAGGTACTGAAGTAGTCCTTGAAACAAAAGACTTTAAAGTGACAGCAGCTTGTGCCACTGGCTACTGTAAA GCGCCACACATCGAATTTTCAGAACGCCACAAGAAACTCCTAGCACCTGATGCAGATTACAGTCTTGCCAAGATAGTGGCCGAGGAAA AGCAAATATTGCCAGAGGATAAGTTGCCAGCACATCGGACACAAGGACAGAAGAGGTCAGGTGGCGGCAGTCCCCAGGCTAGTCGTAGGACAAAG GCAGCTGACACAATGGGTGACTCAGTGGGCAAAGATGATGGTCAAGGTGAAACATGGTTTCCTGATCCTCGGTCTCCCATAGGAATAAG TCCTGCTAAGAGAAGATCAGTGAGAGAGAGTGACCAGTCAACACAGAATATTGTGGAGAAGTCCAAAGTGGAAAAGGAGAAGCCCAAGGCAGCAGCATTAGAGCGGGAGGAGGTCCATCGAGGAATCTTATCAATGCCCATAAGGATTGCTATACTCGCTATCTTTGTTTTCGTACTCTTTGTCTATGTAACTATGGAGACCAACCCAGACAATCCATTCACAAACTTCATCACAGGAAGAGGATAG